A window of the Streptomyces finlayi genome harbors these coding sequences:
- a CDS encoding XRE family transcriptional regulator: MSSVSWEETKRKARERRIAAGLPVRTAEEKQAAMDRLAAEVRAYQLAEVRRDQALTQRDVAVVMGVSAPRVSSIEHGEVDRTEVATLRSYVEALGGRLRVVADFGDTEYTVA, encoded by the coding sequence ATGAGCAGCGTCAGCTGGGAGGAGACCAAGCGCAAGGCGCGGGAGCGTCGTATCGCGGCGGGCCTGCCCGTGCGTACGGCCGAGGAGAAGCAGGCGGCCATGGACCGGCTGGCCGCCGAGGTGCGGGCGTATCAGCTGGCCGAGGTGCGGCGCGACCAGGCTCTTACGCAGCGTGATGTTGCCGTGGTCATGGGGGTTTCGGCGCCGCGCGTTTCCTCGATCGAGCACGGTGAGGTCGACCGTACCGAGGTTGCGACCCTCCGGTCCTACGTGGAGGCGCTCGGCGGCAGGCTCCGGGTCGTCGCCGACTTCGGCGACACCGAGTACACCGTGGCGTGA
- a CDS encoding type II toxin-antitoxin system RelE/ParE family toxin, with translation MAQWEVILVAEVAAWYDALVDEDWDSAEQVEDAIDVLAATGPTLGRPLVDRIKGAEQHHMKELRPGSSGSGEIRILFAFDPIRRAALLVAGDKAGDWQGWYDANIPLAEKRYQGHLAELDSREYE, from the coding sequence GTGGCTCAATGGGAAGTGATTCTGGTGGCCGAGGTCGCCGCGTGGTACGACGCACTGGTCGACGAGGACTGGGACAGTGCGGAACAGGTGGAAGATGCGATCGACGTGCTGGCTGCGACCGGGCCGACACTCGGGCGGCCGCTGGTCGACCGGATCAAGGGTGCCGAACAGCACCATATGAAGGAGCTGCGGCCCGGGTCGTCCGGGAGCGGGGAGATCCGCATCCTCTTTGCCTTCGACCCGATTCGTCGCGCGGCGCTTCTCGTGGCTGGGGACAAGGCCGGCGACTGGCAGGGCTGGTACGACGCCAACATCCCGCTGGCCGAGAAACGCTATCAAGGCCATCTCGCCGAACTCGACTCCAGGGAGTACGAATGA
- a CDS encoding OmpA family protein, translating into MSAATSSSQRARARLAMTVFAGALAFGVGAAPNAFAEDSPYPSASAEAPVKVDPNDSDLKLPDGATLADPKVLDIKSVVEDLGGEERREDTNADIKFALQAEVLFGKDSAKLSAAANGRINAIAEEIKKQDAKKVRVFGFTDNLGSSAHGDVLSKQRAEAVHGVLQKALTGTSITFEIRGYGEQFPIAGNDNEEGRKKNRRVEVSFPRAEGSQR; encoded by the coding sequence ATGAGCGCAGCCACCAGTAGTTCTCAGCGGGCTCGAGCCCGGCTGGCGATGACTGTCTTCGCCGGGGCGCTGGCCTTCGGAGTGGGAGCGGCTCCGAACGCCTTCGCCGAAGACAGCCCGTATCCGTCCGCTTCGGCGGAAGCACCGGTCAAGGTCGATCCGAACGATTCAGATCTGAAGCTGCCCGACGGGGCCACGCTCGCCGACCCCAAGGTTCTCGACATCAAGTCCGTCGTGGAAGACCTCGGAGGCGAGGAGCGCCGCGAGGACACCAACGCGGACATCAAGTTCGCGCTCCAGGCCGAAGTGCTCTTCGGCAAGGACAGCGCGAAGCTGAGTGCTGCGGCCAACGGTCGTATCAACGCAATCGCCGAGGAGATCAAGAAGCAGGACGCCAAGAAGGTCCGGGTGTTCGGCTTCACCGACAATCTCGGTTCGTCCGCGCACGGCGACGTCCTCTCCAAGCAGCGTGCCGAAGCCGTGCACGGTGTTCTGCAGAAGGCGCTGACCGGGACCAGCATCACGTTCGAGATCCGTGGCTACGGCGAGCAGTTCCCGATCGCCGGCAACGACAACGAAGAAGGCCGCAAGAAGAACCGCCGGGTGGAGGTCTCCTTCCCCCGCGCGGAGGGCTCGCAGCGCTGA
- a CDS encoding pilus assembly protein TadG-related protein, with the protein MSQSADYESGQAAPLYITAVVGLLFLALIFFAFGEADVRRNGAQSASDAAALAAAQESRSLEAVDLRAHILDRAYLTLVFNGPYPGTHNGCAKASWFAGKNDAVSVDCRMLFDGRWGFTVGVRSNKGMSANLVPGTEGKRAKATSVAVVDPRCKFIPNPDLTSPSPGALACDNKVWVIDPKDLALLPEMTELFTVRLAD; encoded by the coding sequence GTGAGCCAGTCGGCTGATTACGAGTCAGGGCAGGCCGCACCGCTGTACATCACAGCGGTGGTGGGCCTGCTCTTTCTTGCGTTGATCTTCTTTGCCTTCGGTGAAGCCGACGTCAGGCGCAACGGGGCCCAGAGCGCGTCGGATGCCGCCGCGCTGGCGGCGGCTCAGGAGTCCCGCAGTCTGGAAGCGGTGGACCTGCGGGCCCATATCCTGGACAGGGCATACCTCACCCTCGTGTTCAACGGGCCGTATCCCGGAACCCACAACGGGTGTGCGAAGGCGTCCTGGTTCGCAGGAAAGAACGACGCCGTGAGCGTCGATTGCCGCATGCTGTTCGACGGCCGCTGGGGGTTCACGGTCGGCGTCAGGTCCAACAAGGGGATGAGCGCGAACCTGGTTCCGGGCACGGAGGGTAAGCGGGCGAAGGCGACGTCGGTGGCTGTTGTCGATCCTCGCTGCAAATTCATCCCGAACCCGGATCTGACGTCGCCGTCGCCCGGTGCGCTCGCCTGTGACAACAAGGTGTGGGTGATCGACCCCAAGGACCTGGCGCTCCTGCCGGAGATGACCGAGCTCTTCACTGTACGTCTGGCCGACTGA